The following proteins are co-located in the Poecile atricapillus isolate bPoeAtr1 chromosome 2, bPoeAtr1.hap1, whole genome shotgun sequence genome:
- the PSMA2 gene encoding proteasome subunit alpha type-2 produces the protein MAERGYSFSLTTFSPSGKLVQIEYALAAVAAGAPSVGIKAANGVVLATEKKQKSILYDERSVHKVEPITKHIGLVYSGMGPDYRVLVHRARKLAQQYYLVYHEPIPTAQLVQRIASVMQEYTQSGGVRPFGVSLLICGWNEGRPYLFQSDPSGAYFAWKATAMGKNYVNGKTFLEKRYNEDLELEDAIHTAILTLKESFEGQMTEDNIEVGICNEAGFRRLTPTEVKDYLAAIA, from the exons TCCTTCTGGAAAGCTTGTTCAGATTGAATATGCTTTGGCTGCAGTAGCTGCAGGAGCTCCATCAGTTGGGATTAAAG CTGCAAATGGAGTGGTGTTGGCAACTGAGAAGAAGCAGAAATCCATTCTGTATGATGAAAGGAGTGTCCACAAAGTAGAACCAATTACCAAACACATAGGTTTAGTGTACAGTGGTATGGGTCCAGATTACAG aGTACTTGTGCACAGAGCTCGGAAGCTGGCCCAGCAGTATTACTTGGTTTATCACGAGCCCATTCCAACAGCTCAGCTAGTACAGAGAATTGCTTCTGTGATGCAGGAGTACACGCAGTCTGG TGGTGTTCGTCCCTTTGGTGTATCACTGCTAATATGCGGCTGGAATGAAGGGCGGCCGTATTTATTTCAGTCAGATCCATCT GGAGCTTATTTTGCCTGGAAAGCAACAGCAATGGGAAAAAATTACGTCAATGGGAAAACATTTCTTGAGAAAAG ATACAATGAAGATTTGGAGCTTGAAGATGCCATTCATACAGCTATCTTAACACTAAAG gagaGCTTTGAAGGGCAAATGACAGAAGACAACATTGAAGTTGGCATCTGTAATGAAGCTGGTTTTAGGAGGCTCACTCCAACTGAGGTTAAGGACTACTTGGCTGCAATAGCCTAG
- the C2H7orf25 gene encoding UPF0415 protein C7orf25 homolog: MSVQSLLCERIAVAKDLIKRAEALSKSQKRRIEGGAKLCSKLKAELNFLHKVEAGKVAIKESHLQSTNLTHLQAIIQSAENLEDVVSVLHVFAYEDRFGDKQTLVVDVVANGGHTWVKAIGRKAEALHNIWLGRGQYGDKSVIEQAEDFLQASRQQPVEYSNPHIIFAFYNSVSSPMAERLKEMGISVRGDVVAVNSLVEPSAENEHLNTSESDEEGPELLQVTRVDRENLVASIAFPTHIKVSVCNRVNLDITTLITYVSALSYGGCYFVFKEKVLTEQAAEERRERVLPQLKEFMEGKELFACESAVRDFQSILETLGGPGEKERAALLVERINVVPDQPSDRALGLVASSKINSRSLAIFGTGDTLKAITMTANSGFVRAAANQGVRFSVFVHQPRALTESKESFATPLPRRCPSDNGV, translated from the coding sequence ATGTCTGTGCAGTCGCTGCTTTGTGAAAGAATTGCTGTTGCCAAAGACTTGATTAAGAGAGCAGAAGCCCTTTCCAAGTCCCAGAAAAGGAGAATAGAAGGTGGAGCAAAGCTATGTAGCAAACTGAAGGCTGAGCTAAATTTCTTACACAAGGTGGAGGCAGGGAAAGTGGCCATTAAAGAATCCCATCTGCAGAGTACAAACCTTACCCACCTCCAAGCCATTATTCAGTCAGCAGAGAACCTGGAGGATGTTGTCAGTGTCCTCCATGTCTTTGCTTACGAGGACAGGTTTGGAGACAAGCAGACACTGGTGGTAGATGTCGTTGCAAACGGAGGTCACACGTGGGTGAAGGCCATAGGTCGTAAAGCTGAGGCCCTGCATAACATCTGGCTGGGAAGAGGCCAGTATGGTGACAAAAGTGTCATTGAGCAAGCAGAGGATTTCCTGCAAGCAAGCCGTCAGCAGCCAGTGGAGTACAGCAATCCCCACATCATCTTTGCATTCTACAACAGCGTGTCCAGTCCTATGGCAGAGAGGCTCAAGGAGATGGGAATATCTGTGAGAGGAGATGTTGTTGCTGTGAACTCACTGGTAGAACCATCTGCAGAAAATGAGCATCTTAACACCAGTGAATCAGATGAAGAAGGCCCTGAACTCCTGCAGGTGACCAGAGTAGACCGGGAGAATTTAGTGGCCAGCATTGCTTTCCCTACCCACATCAAAGTAAGCGTCTGCAATAGAGTTAATTTGGACATCACTACCTTAATAACCTATGTCTCTGCGCTGAGCTATGGTGGCTGCTACTTTGTCTTCAAAGAAAAAGTGCTGACAGAGCAAGCAGCCGAAGAAAGAAGGGAGAGAGTCCTGCCCCAGCTGAAGGAATTCATGGAGGGAAAAGAGCTCTTTGCCTGTGAATCTGCTGTCAGAGATTTTCAGTCCATCTTGGAAACACTGGGAGGACCTGGGGAGAAAGAGCGAGCTGCATTGCTTGTTGAAAGAATTAATGTGGTGCCAGATCAGCCTTCTGACCGTGCCTTAGGACTAGTGGCTAGCTCAAAAATCAACAGCCGCTCTCTAGCCATTTTTGGGACAGGAGACACTTTAAAAGCCATCACCATGACTGCAAATAGTGGGTTTGTGAGGGCAGCAGCAAACCAGGGTGTCAGGTTCAGTGTTTTTGTCCATCAGCCACGAGCACTGACAGAAAGCAAGGAATCCTTTGCCACACCTCTACCAAGGCGCTGCCCATCTGATAATGGAGTATAA